From a single Nostoc sp. MS1 genomic region:
- a CDS encoding 2OG-Fe(II) oxygenase, whose translation MKYYKQQTNAFPSDYLNNLWGEIHACPYFAVNNLNRDFVGTKGFSVVFRRSHISTVEQKFPYFKSYLDLALHPNCNAFYLNPLLLKEGSRVDPHIDRSLRSYCKTIEPPMFVSVLYVRVPENMEGGELVLKSHKSQLGQIKPQMNTLVYFQGDLTHSVNAVKTSGNRLSLVCEQYSLGDDELAEIPEFTIESRVAQSTTKKRNTNSKFKIQN comes from the coding sequence GTGAAATACTACAAACAGCAAACCAACGCCTTCCCTAGCGACTACCTCAACAACTTATGGGGTGAAATCCACGCTTGTCCTTACTTTGCAGTCAACAACCTCAACCGCGATTTTGTGGGTACTAAAGGATTCTCTGTAGTATTTAGGCGATCGCACATCTCCACAGTAGAACAAAAATTTCCCTACTTCAAATCCTATTTAGATTTGGCTCTCCATCCTAATTGCAACGCTTTTTACCTTAACCCCTTGCTCCTCAAAGAAGGCTCCCGCGTCGATCCACATATAGATCGTTCTCTGCGTTCTTACTGCAAAACTATTGAACCACCGATGTTTGTCAGCGTCTTATATGTGCGCGTACCCGAAAATATGGAGGGGGGAGAACTGGTTCTCAAGTCGCACAAAAGTCAACTAGGACAAATTAAACCCCAGATGAACACCTTAGTCTACTTTCAAGGCGATTTAACTCACTCAGTTAACGCCGTGAAAACGTCAGGAAATCGTTTGAGTTTGGTTTGTGAACAGTATAGTTTAGGTGATGATGAACTAGCAGAAATTCCCGAATTTACTATCGAATCAAGAGTGGCTCAATCTACCACCAAAAAACGTAATACCAATTCAAAATTCAAAATTCAAAATTAG
- a CDS encoding SIR2 family NAD-dependent protein deacylase, producing MQRLDFSRYRHIVVLTGAGVSAASGIRPFRGQDGLWNEINPVVSADISVLETNPLAIWQLFGTLRSQLETSQPNAAHLVLAKLEARLSPNQQFTLITQNIDGLHQRAGSRNAKLDLTLQSDGEFSIDYR from the coding sequence ATGCAACGTCTAGACTTTTCTCGTTATCGTCACATCGTTGTACTTACTGGGGCTGGGGTATCTGCTGCTTCTGGGATTCGGCCATTTCGTGGTCAGGACGGCTTATGGAATGAAATTAATCCTGTAGTGTCTGCGGATATTTCAGTTCTAGAAACTAATCCCTTAGCTATCTGGCAACTTTTTGGTACACTCAGAAGCCAACTAGAAACCTCCCAACCCAACGCCGCGCATCTAGTGCTGGCTAAGTTAGAAGCGCGATTATCCCCAAATCAGCAATTTACTCTAATCACTCAGAACATTGATGGCTTGCATCAACGCGCAGGTAGCCGTAATGCAAAACTAGACTTGACTCTCCAGTCGGATGGAGAGTTTAGTATAGATTATAGATAG
- a CDS encoding rhomboid family intramembrane serine protease yields MIPISDNLRFRRRPIVTYWLIGINIFIFLWEVKLEVSGELGYFINSWGLVPYQVSTAINNAIINPAAGIVVFWHLFSLLFAMFLHGSFSQILGNMLFLWVFGKGLENILGQWRYLGFYLGAGVLAGLLQIIVEPSLIVPLVGANSAIAAILGAYFIKFPKVKIDSVLPLILVYIPIAIPVPFYLFWWYFQQSFYGIGSLNIPPVGVNQPSLAYWMQFLAMICGAIFIRIYR; encoded by the coding sequence ATGATTCCTATTAGTGATAACTTACGCTTTCGTAGGCGGCCGATTGTTACTTACTGGTTGATTGGTATTAATATTTTTATATTCTTATGGGAAGTTAAACTGGAAGTGAGTGGTGAACTCGGCTATTTTATCAATAGTTGGGGTTTAGTCCCATATCAAGTAAGCACAGCAATTAATAATGCAATTATCAATCCTGCGGCTGGGATTGTGGTATTTTGGCATTTATTCTCCCTATTATTTGCTATGTTTCTACACGGCAGTTTTAGCCAAATATTGGGGAATATGTTATTTTTGTGGGTGTTTGGTAAGGGTTTAGAAAATATTTTAGGACAGTGGCGCTATTTAGGCTTTTATTTGGGTGCGGGTGTTCTTGCAGGCTTGCTACAAATTATTGTTGAACCGAGTTTGATTGTACCACTGGTTGGAGCAAATAGCGCGATCGCAGCAATTTTAGGAGCTTATTTTATAAAGTTTCCTAAAGTCAAGATAGATAGTGTTTTACCTTTAATTCTTGTTTATATCCCGATTGCAATACCAGTTCCTTTTTATTTATTTTGGTGGTATTTTCAACAGTCATTTTATGGCATCGGTAGTTTAAACATTCCGCCTGTGGGAGTCAATCAACCTAGCCTAGCTTACTGGATGCAGTTTCTAGCTATGATCTGTGGTGCTATTTTTATACGTATATACCGATAA
- a CDS encoding GAF domain-containing protein → MTTNGYETSNNLGVHDCHKQLQLVLQYQKILARILAKIRASVNLESLCSTSCQDICRQLQIERVAIYRFNADWSGSFINQFGFAESPWHTITAFGQDLVWQDSHLQESKGGRYRNNEPFAVADIYDAGHARCHIEVLEQFQIRAYAIAPIFIGAKLWGLLAAYQHSTPRQWHPYEVEFIAQAASYFGVAMQQAEIVEQTKQRTAELQDAIARQRALTEVVGNIRSSLNTELILNTACQELCKLLKLERVAIFRFHEDWSGEFVSQFGIVEPLWERINPFGKNLVWEDTHLQETKGGRYRHNESFAVNDIYQANHSRCHIDILEQFKIRAYALAPIFIGPKLWGLIAAYQHSSPRQWESYEVEFLEQVGAQLGVAIQQAEIVVQSKQQAIALQDAIARQRALTEVVSKIRSSLDIDLILKTTCQEVCKLLRVERVGVYRFNPDWSGEFVSNFGMVEAQWDSINPFGQNLVWEDTYLQETKGGRYRNNENFAVNDIYQAGHSRCHLDILEQFKIRAYALTPIFVGRNLWGLLAAYQHSTPRQWDSVEVEFLGQVANQLGVALQSSKMVAQIQTRADELHQSAEQRRILFDLVVKIRESFDLETIFKTTVQEIRRSLKADRVAIFRFDADSNFCNGEFICEDVLPKFDSVLAVKVQDYTFGEQYAPQYRQGQVRVIPDVHSIGSKVAYPDIIERFQVRAKIVVPLMEGEELWGLLYIHQCTYPRDWLENEVAFATQVAAQLSVAVHQANLFQQSSLLGQTREEANQLAQALKELRTAQMQIIHAEKMASLGQLVAGVAHEINNPINFIHGNLEHARQYTRDLLRCVELYQHYYPDVVPEIQEFLKTTEIEFLFDDLPKLFQSMKVGTERVCEIVTSLRNFSRLDEAEFKVADVHEGIDSTLMILQHRLKSSADNHTIYLSKDYDTLPHIECYPGQLNQVFMNLLSNAIDALEERNAQVTPETIAAHPSEIRITTSRLNQDWITIRIADNGLGMDEKVLARLFDPFFTTKVVGKGTGLGLSISYQIVTDKHKGKIYCQSEIGKGTEFVVELPIRQVINK, encoded by the coding sequence ATGACAACCAACGGTTATGAAACGTCGAATAACTTAGGCGTACACGATTGTCATAAGCAACTACAGCTAGTGCTTCAGTACCAAAAAATCCTGGCGAGGATTTTAGCTAAGATTCGCGCATCTGTAAACTTAGAGTCCTTGTGTTCGACTTCGTGTCAAGATATTTGTCGGCAGTTACAGATTGAGCGAGTCGCCATTTACCGTTTTAACGCTGATTGGAGCGGTAGTTTCATCAATCAATTCGGCTTTGCAGAATCTCCTTGGCATACAATAACCGCCTTTGGACAGGACTTGGTATGGCAAGACTCCCATTTGCAAGAAAGCAAAGGTGGAAGATATCGCAATAATGAACCCTTTGCTGTGGCTGATATTTATGATGCTGGACACGCTCGTTGTCATATTGAAGTATTAGAACAGTTTCAAATTCGGGCATATGCGATCGCACCTATTTTTATTGGTGCAAAACTGTGGGGTTTGTTAGCTGCCTATCAACACTCAACACCCCGACAATGGCATCCGTATGAAGTGGAATTTATCGCCCAAGCTGCCAGCTACTTTGGCGTGGCGATGCAGCAGGCGGAAATTGTCGAACAAACCAAGCAACGCACCGCAGAATTACAAGATGCGATCGCCAGACAACGCGCTTTAACAGAAGTAGTCGGCAATATTCGCTCATCCCTAAATACTGAATTAATTCTCAACACAGCTTGTCAAGAGCTATGCAAACTCCTCAAGCTAGAGCGAGTGGCAATTTTCCGTTTTCATGAAGATTGGAGCGGTGAATTTGTCAGTCAATTCGGCATAGTAGAACCTCTATGGGAGCGGATTAATCCTTTTGGCAAAAATTTAGTTTGGGAAGATACCCATCTGCAAGAAACTAAAGGTGGACGCTACCGCCATAACGAAAGTTTTGCTGTTAATGATATTTACCAAGCCAATCACTCGCGCTGTCATATCGACATTCTCGAACAATTCAAAATTCGGGCTTACGCCTTAGCACCTATCTTTATTGGGCCAAAATTGTGGGGATTAATAGCCGCTTATCAACACTCTAGCCCCAGACAATGGGAAAGTTATGAAGTTGAGTTTCTAGAGCAGGTAGGCGCACAATTAGGGGTAGCGATACAACAAGCTGAGATTGTAGTCCAGTCTAAACAACAAGCGATCGCCCTACAAGATGCGATCGCCAGACAACGTGCATTGACGGAGGTAGTCAGCAAAATTCGCTCCTCTTTGGATATTGATTTAATTCTCAAAACCACCTGCCAAGAGGTGTGTAAACTACTGCGAGTGGAACGGGTTGGTGTTTACCGTTTCAATCCAGATTGGAGCGGTGAATTTGTCAGCAATTTTGGCATGGTTGAAGCTCAATGGGACAGTATTAATCCTTTTGGCCAAAATCTCGTTTGGGAGGATACTTACCTGCAAGAAACCAAAGGTGGGCGCTATCGCAACAACGAAAATTTTGCTGTTAACGATATCTACCAAGCCGGACACTCACGCTGTCACTTAGATATATTAGAGCAATTTAAGATTCGTGCTTATGCCTTAACTCCTATTTTTGTTGGGCGTAACTTGTGGGGATTGCTGGCTGCATATCAACATTCTACGCCGCGTCAGTGGGATAGTGTGGAGGTAGAGTTTTTAGGACAGGTAGCCAATCAACTGGGTGTAGCACTGCAAAGTTCAAAAATGGTGGCACAAATTCAAACCCGTGCTGACGAACTACATCAATCGGCAGAACAACGGCGGATTTTATTTGATTTAGTCGTCAAAATCCGCGAATCCTTTGATTTAGAAACTATATTTAAGACTACAGTACAAGAAATCAGGCGATCGCTCAAAGCAGATCGAGTCGCTATCTTCCGCTTTGATGCTGACAGCAATTTTTGTAATGGCGAATTTATTTGTGAAGATGTTCTGCCTAAATTCGATTCTGTCCTCGCTGTCAAAGTGCAAGACTATACCTTTGGTGAGCAATATGCCCCTCAATATCGCCAAGGGCAAGTGCGCGTAATTCCTGATGTCCACAGCATCGGCTCTAAGGTTGCTTATCCAGATATTATTGAGCGATTTCAAGTCAGAGCCAAGATTGTCGTCCCACTTATGGAAGGGGAAGAATTATGGGGTTTATTATACATTCATCAATGTACCTATCCGCGTGATTGGCTAGAAAATGAAGTAGCATTTGCCACACAAGTAGCGGCTCAATTAAGTGTAGCGGTGCATCAAGCCAACTTATTTCAACAATCAAGTTTGCTGGGACAAACTCGTGAAGAAGCAAACCAACTCGCCCAAGCCCTCAAAGAACTGCGTACCGCCCAAATGCAGATTATCCACGCGGAGAAAATGGCCAGCTTGGGACAACTGGTAGCTGGAGTTGCCCATGAAATTAACAATCCCATTAATTTTATTCACGGCAACTTAGAACACGCCCGCCAATACACACGCGATTTACTACGTTGTGTTGAACTTTATCAACATTATTACCCTGATGTTGTACCGGAGATACAAGAGTTCTTAAAAACCACCGAAATCGAGTTTTTATTCGATGACTTACCTAAACTATTCCAATCTATGAAGGTGGGAACTGAGCGTGTTTGTGAAATTGTCACCTCTTTACGTAACTTTTCGCGGTTAGATGAAGCCGAATTTAAAGTTGCAGACGTTCACGAAGGCATTGACAGCACCTTGATGATTCTGCAACACCGTTTGAAGTCTTCAGCCGATAACCATACTATTTATTTGAGCAAAGACTATGATACTTTGCCTCATATAGAATGCTATCCTGGTCAGTTGAATCAGGTATTTATGAATTTGCTTTCTAACGCGATCGATGCTTTAGAAGAACGCAACGCCCAAGTAACTCCAGAAACAATTGCTGCACACCCCAGCGAAATCCGCATTACCACCTCCAGACTCAATCAAGACTGGATTACTATTCGTATTGCTGACAATGGTTTAGGTATGGATGAAAAGGTTCTTGCACGATTATTCGACCCCTTTTTCACTACCAAAGTAGTGGGCAAAGGTACAGGATTAGGGCTTTCCATAAGTTACCAAATTGTCACAGACAAACATAAAGGCAAAATATATTGCCAGTCAGAAATCGGCAAAGGCACAGAGTTTGTAGTTGAGTTGCCAATTCGTCAAGTAATCAATAAATAA
- a CDS encoding AGE family epimerase/isomerase produces the protein MGKNLQGLAQLYKNALLNDVLPFWENHSVDWEQGGYFTCLDRQGKVYDTDKFIWLQNRQVWTFSVLCNQIEKRENWLKIASNGAKFLAQHGRDAEGNWYFALTRGGQPLVQPYNIFSDCFAAMAFSKYALVSGEEWAKDVAVQAYNNVLRRKDNPKGKYTKAYPGTRPMKALSVPMILANLTLEMEWLLPSETLEEVLAATVQEVMTDFLDQERGLMYESVTPDGSHIDSFDGRLINPGHGIEAMWFIMDIAQRQNDSKTINQAVDVVLNILNFAWDKEYGGLYYFMDAEGHPPQQLEWDQKLWWVHLESLVALAMGYRLTGRDDCWEWYQKMHDYSWQHFADAEYGEWFGYLNRRGEVLLNLKGGKWKGCFHVPRALYLCWQQFEALL, from the coding sequence ATGGGAAAAAACTTGCAAGGGCTGGCACAACTCTACAAAAACGCTCTCCTTAATGATGTACTCCCATTTTGGGAAAACCATTCAGTCGATTGGGAACAAGGCGGTTACTTCACTTGTCTTGACCGCCAGGGTAAAGTCTACGATACAGATAAATTTATCTGGTTGCAAAATCGCCAAGTATGGACTTTTTCCGTGTTGTGCAACCAGATAGAAAAGCGGGAAAACTGGTTAAAAATTGCTAGTAACGGCGCTAAATTTCTTGCCCAACACGGCAGAGATGCAGAAGGTAATTGGTATTTTGCCCTGACCCGTGGAGGTCAACCGTTAGTACAGCCATATAATATATTTTCTGATTGCTTTGCCGCGATGGCATTTAGTAAATATGCCTTAGTTTCTGGTGAAGAATGGGCTAAGGATGTGGCAGTGCAAGCATATAACAACGTGCTGCGCCGTAAAGATAACCCCAAAGGCAAATATACCAAAGCTTACCCAGGCACACGCCCTATGAAAGCGCTGTCTGTGCCGATGATTTTAGCCAACCTCACCCTAGAAATGGAATGGCTACTACCAAGCGAAACCCTAGAGGAAGTCTTAGCGGCAACCGTTCAGGAAGTCATGACAGATTTTCTTGACCAAGAACGAGGCTTGATGTATGAAAGTGTTACCCCTGATGGTTCCCACATTGATAGTTTTGATGGTCGATTAATTAACCCTGGTCATGGTATCGAGGCGATGTGGTTTATTATGGATATCGCCCAACGACAGAACGACAGCAAGACTATTAACCAAGCTGTGGATGTGGTATTAAATATCCTCAATTTTGCTTGGGATAAAGAATATGGCGGTTTGTATTACTTTATGGATGCAGAAGGCCATCCTCCACAACAATTAGAATGGGATCAGAAATTGTGGTGGGTACATTTAGAGTCTTTAGTAGCCTTGGCAATGGGTTATCGTTTGACAGGTCGTGATGACTGTTGGGAATGGTATCAAAAAATGCACGATTACTCATGGCAGCACTTCGCTGATGCTGAATATGGCGAATGGTTTGGTTACTTAAATCGTCGTGGGGAAGTACTATTAAATCTCAAAGGTGGTAAATGGAAGGGATGTTTTCATGTACCCCGTGCTTTGTATCTATGTTGGCAACAGTTTGAGGCGTTATTGTAA
- a CDS encoding glycosyltransferase family 4 protein: MKVLHITNHVQEIGNGIVNVAVDSACLQAKSGHQVAVASAGGEYEPLLASYGVRHFHLDQSRQPLNLMKALWRLREIIQKFQPDIVHAHMMTGVVLAGVLKSSYGYNLVSTVHNEFQRSAVLMGLADRVIAVSHAVAESMVRRGIPKHKLRVVANGTLESPRHRPLQDYQPLALQGSAITTVAGMYSRKGIAELITAFSKIAQDFPQAHLYLVGDGPNRSTFEVMARNTPFNDRIHFEGFQPEPQRYMLATDIFVLPSHCESFGLVLTEAREAGCAIIASDVDGIPETLDNGQAGLLVPPKDSHTLAEALKQLLTDPIQLYRWKHRAQQNLERFSAARVNEETLGVYRELVGSQWSVVSSQLPVVMFSSVNSQQSTVHSP; the protein is encoded by the coding sequence ATGAAAGTCCTACACATCACTAATCATGTACAAGAAATTGGCAATGGAATAGTTAATGTTGCCGTAGACTCAGCCTGCTTACAAGCAAAAAGCGGGCATCAAGTGGCTGTAGCCTCTGCTGGAGGAGAATATGAACCATTGTTAGCTTCTTATGGTGTTAGACACTTTCATTTAGATCAGTCTAGACAACCTCTAAACCTGATGAAAGCGCTGTGGCGTTTGCGAGAAATTATTCAAAAATTCCAGCCGGATATAGTTCACGCACATATGATGACAGGAGTTGTCCTAGCGGGTGTTTTAAAATCCAGCTATGGTTACAACCTAGTATCCACAGTACACAATGAGTTTCAGCGTAGTGCTGTTCTTATGGGATTAGCAGACCGGGTAATTGCTGTTAGTCATGCAGTAGCCGAGTCAATGGTACGCCGTGGTATCCCCAAGCATAAACTACGGGTAGTTGCTAACGGTACATTGGAAAGTCCTCGCCATCGTCCACTGCAAGATTATCAACCATTAGCTTTACAAGGTTCCGCAATTACCACCGTTGCAGGGATGTATTCCCGCAAAGGAATTGCTGAGTTAATTACAGCTTTCAGCAAAATTGCTCAAGACTTTCCTCAAGCACACCTATATTTAGTGGGAGATGGGCCAAATCGGTCAACTTTTGAGGTGATGGCGCGAAATACACCTTTTAATGATCGCATTCACTTTGAAGGTTTTCAGCCAGAACCACAACGCTACATGCTAGCTACTGATATTTTTGTCCTCCCTTCTCACTGCGAATCCTTTGGTTTGGTACTAACAGAAGCCAGAGAAGCAGGCTGTGCCATTATTGCCAGTGATGTAGACGGCATTCCTGAAACCTTGGATAATGGGCAAGCTGGGCTATTAGTTCCACCAAAAGATAGTCATACCTTGGCAGAAGCTTTAAAGCAATTACTCACAGACCCCATACAACTATACAGATGGAAGCACCGCGCTCAACAAAACCTAGAAAGATTTAGTGCGGCTAGAGTTAACGAGGAAACATTAGGGGTTTATCGGGAATTAGTCGGTAGTCAATGGTCAGTAGTTAGTAGTCAGTTGCCTGTTGTAATGTTCTCTTCAGTCAATAGTCAACAGTCAACAGTCCATAGTCCATAG
- a CDS encoding tetratricopeptide repeat protein, translated as MLGNTLVGRYQIISHLGGGGFGETYVACDTHLPGTPKCVVKKLQPQANDPATLEIARRLFDTEAQVLYKLGTGNRIPQLLAYFEENAQFYLVQEFIPGHDLSQELTPGKTFTQDEVISLLKELLTILQFVHQQNVIHRDINPRNILRREDGKLILIDFGAVKQITTQIVTSIGQPKSTVVIGTPGYIPGEQAQGNPKFSSDIYALGIVAIQALTGLLPDQLEHDADTNEIIWQNHAQVSPEFAKFIDKMVCYDFRQRYASATVALQALTDITQPATGTIAITPIPPAKFKFNQPKKSLFIKILLAVLLISATGTASVFVVNSINSNNATDLAKQGNTLFELQRYRDALSAYEKAVNIRPDYAQGWQGQGKTLFRLKQYQEALTAYDKAIQLEPDYLEAWSGRGFTLQNLQRYSEAIASFDKALALNEDYPDVWNARGEAFSNLKQYDQAIKSYDKAIEFKADAYESWYNKGLALQNFKEYDKAIDAYNKAIEIKSDYERAWYNLGNALVNLNRYEDAFKAYDKAVQYKADYSIAWLSRGNVLIVLKRYPEAIESFNQVIKLNPNSYQAWYGKGWSQHQNQSYQEAIESYKKAATIKPNNFQVWYSLGNSQYILQKYQDAIASYNKAVRYQPQHIESWYSRGNALFNLKQYKEAIASYEQAIKYKPDYHQAVNARDEAQRQLQAIKPQPVVPPTLPSPEFTSPAQDN; from the coding sequence ATGCTGGGAAACACACTTGTTGGAAGATACCAAATTATTAGCCACTTGGGAGGCGGGGGATTTGGTGAAACATACGTAGCTTGTGATACTCACTTACCAGGAACGCCTAAGTGTGTGGTGAAAAAACTCCAACCCCAAGCAAATGATCCGGCGACTTTGGAGATAGCGAGGCGATTATTTGATACGGAAGCTCAAGTTTTGTATAAACTGGGAACTGGCAATCGCATTCCCCAACTTCTGGCTTATTTTGAAGAAAATGCCCAGTTCTATTTAGTACAAGAATTTATTCCTGGTCACGATTTGAGTCAGGAATTAACACCAGGAAAAACTTTTACTCAAGATGAGGTAATATCACTCTTAAAAGAGCTTCTGACTATTCTACAATTCGTCCATCAGCAAAATGTAATTCACCGTGATATTAATCCACGCAACATACTCAGGCGAGAAGATGGCAAGTTAATTTTAATTGACTTTGGGGCAGTCAAACAAATTACTACTCAAATAGTAACTTCTATAGGTCAACCTAAATCTACCGTTGTCATTGGAACTCCAGGTTATATACCAGGAGAACAAGCACAAGGTAATCCTAAATTTAGTAGTGATATTTACGCTCTAGGAATAGTAGCGATTCAAGCACTCACAGGTTTATTACCTGATCAACTAGAACACGATGCCGACACTAATGAAATTATCTGGCAAAATCACGCCCAAGTCTCGCCAGAGTTTGCCAAATTCATCGATAAAATGGTGTGCTATGATTTTCGGCAACGTTACGCCTCGGCTACTGTTGCATTACAAGCACTGACAGATATCACACAACCTGCAACTGGAACTATTGCCATAACTCCAATACCACCTGCTAAATTCAAGTTTAATCAACCTAAGAAAAGCCTATTTATCAAAATATTATTAGCTGTTTTATTAATTAGTGCAACTGGTACAGCCTCAGTATTTGTAGTTAATAGTATTAATAGTAATAATGCTACAGATTTAGCTAAACAAGGTAACACATTATTTGAGTTACAACGATATAGAGATGCTTTATCTGCTTATGAAAAAGCAGTTAATATCAGACCAGATTACGCTCAAGGATGGCAAGGACAAGGTAAAACTCTATTTCGTCTCAAACAATATCAAGAAGCATTAACAGCTTATGATAAGGCAATCCAACTTGAACCAGATTATCTAGAAGCTTGGAGCGGGAGAGGATTTACTTTACAAAATTTACAGCGATATTCAGAAGCGATCGCTTCTTTTGATAAAGCTCTAGCATTAAATGAGGATTACCCAGATGTTTGGAATGCTAGGGGCGAGGCTTTTAGTAATTTAAAACAGTATGACCAAGCAATTAAATCTTATGATAAAGCTATTGAATTTAAAGCAGATGCTTATGAGAGTTGGTATAATAAGGGATTAGCATTACAAAATTTCAAAGAATATGATAAAGCAATAGACGCTTATAATAAAGCGATTGAAATTAAATCCGATTATGAAAGAGCTTGGTATAATTTAGGTAATGCCTTAGTTAATCTTAATCGTTATGAAGATGCTTTTAAAGCATATGATAAAGCAGTACAATATAAAGCAGACTATTCTATAGCTTGGTTATCTAGAGGTAATGTGTTGATTGTTTTAAAACGTTACCCGGAAGCTATTGAATCTTTTAATCAAGTAATTAAACTTAATCCTAATAGCTATCAAGCATGGTATGGCAAAGGTTGGTCACAACATCAAAACCAAAGCTACCAAGAAGCAATAGAATCTTATAAAAAAGCGGCGACAATTAAGCCCAATAATTTTCAAGTTTGGTATAGTTTGGGAAATTCTCAATATATATTACAAAAATACCAAGACGCGATCGCCTCTTATAATAAAGCGGTACGTTACCAACCACAGCATATAGAAAGTTGGTATAGTCGGGGTAATGCGTTATTTAACTTAAAACAGTATAAAGAAGCGATCGCCTCCTACGAACAAGCAATTAAATACAAACCAGATTACCATCAAGCTGTTAACGCCCGTGACGAAGCCCAGCGTCAACTCCAAGCTATAAAACCACAGCCTGTAGTTCCCCCAACTTTGCCCAGTCCAGAGTTTACCAGTCCAGCGCAAGATAATTAG
- a CDS encoding heavy metal-responsive transcriptional regulator: MLAQEEPKLIGSVAKESGVPIKTIRYYEELGLLKSTGRTEGGFRLFNGDVLERLHFIKRAQSLGLNLSEIKDFLQVYDAGELPCDHIKPKLEDKVKAIDEQIRQLLILRQELVGLLSGWEDKSDKSQATICPIIENN, from the coding sequence ATGTTAGCTCAAGAAGAACCAAAACTCATTGGTTCAGTTGCTAAAGAAAGCGGTGTACCAATTAAAACGATTCGTTACTATGAAGAACTTGGTCTTCTCAAATCAACGGGGAGAACTGAGGGAGGGTTTAGATTATTTAATGGTGATGTTTTAGAAAGATTGCATTTTATTAAACGCGCTCAGAGTTTAGGTTTAAACTTATCGGAAATAAAAGATTTTTTACAGGTTTATGACGCGGGTGAATTACCTTGTGACCATATCAAACCCAAACTAGAAGATAAAGTTAAAGCTATCGATGAGCAAATTCGACAATTGCTAATTCTGAGACAAGAATTAGTAGGGTTACTCTCAGGTTGGGAGGACAAATCTGATAAATCGCAGGCAACAATTTGCCCCATAATTGAGAATAATTAA
- a CDS encoding Uma2 family endonuclease has protein sequence MTKLNVVTPKRFTIDEYHQLIELGFLKEGDRIELIRGELIEMVAKGTPHTFCTTRLCRQLDRLLGDQAVVRCQEPIILPSNSEPEPDVVIARGNETDYLPHHPYAEDIFLVVEISDSTLVYDQTTKLEVYAEAGISHYWIVNLNAVQLECYTQPYQNAQGKFNYLSKQIYLADESVAIPGFADVLLDLKRIFPGVLS, from the coding sequence ATGACTAAATTAAATGTTGTCACACCGAAGCGATTCACCATTGATGAATATCATCAATTGATTGAACTTGGATTTTTAAAGGAGGGCGATCGCATAGAATTAATTCGAGGGGAACTCATTGAAATGGTAGCTAAAGGAACACCTCATACATTTTGTACAACTAGACTTTGCCGACAATTAGATAGGTTGTTGGGTGATCAAGCTGTTGTACGTTGTCAAGAACCAATAATTCTCCCCTCAAATAGCGAACCCGAACCAGACGTTGTGATTGCTAGGGGAAATGAGACTGATTATTTACCTCATCATCCCTATGCTGAAGATATTTTTTTAGTTGTGGAAATTTCTGACTCAACTTTAGTTTATGACCAAACAACAAAGTTAGAAGTCTATGCAGAAGCGGGAATTTCTCACTATTGGATTGTTAACTTAAATGCTGTTCAACTAGAGTGTTATACCCAGCCTTATCAAAATGCTCAAGGTAAATTTAATTATCTTAGCAAGCAAATTTATTTAGCAGATGAGTCAGTAGCAATTCCTGGCTTTGCAGATGTTTTGTTGGATTTAAAACGGATTTTTCCTGGTGTGCTGTCTTGA